Part of the Alphaproteobacteria bacterium genome, GGCGCGCCAGGGCCTCTTGCGGCCCCACCACCAAACGGTTGCTTTCGGGCTCTAGGCGCAGCACGTAAAGCGCCGCGCCACCACCCAGACCCAGGCCGCGGCGCTGACCCACGGTGAAGCCGGCGATGCCGGGGTGGCGGCCGAGGACGTTGCCGGCCTGGTCGACGATGTCGCCGGGCTGCCGCGCCGCCGGGCGCTGCTTGTCGATGAAGGCGGCATAGGATCCCTCGGCCACGAAGCAGATGTCCTGGCTGTCGGGTTTGTCCGCCACAGTGAGCTCGAACCTGGCTGCAAGCGCCCGCGTCGCCGCTTTGTCGAGGCCGCCCAAGGGAAAGCGCAGGAAGTCGAGCTGGTCGGGCCGTGTGGCGAACAAAAAATAACTCTGGTCGCGGCCGGCGTCGGCACCGCGGTGCAATTCGGCGCCGTCGGGGCCGCGCCGCCAACGTGCGTAATGGCCCGTCACCAGGGCCTGGGCGCCGAGCTCGCGGGCCCGGCCCAGCAGGTCCTCGAACTTGACCGTCTGGTTGCAGCGCACGCAGGGGTTCGGGGTCTCGCCGGCGATGTAGCTGTCGACGAAATTGTCGATCACGGCGCTTTGGAAGCGCTGCTCGTAATCGAGCACGTAATGCGCAATGTCGAGGTCGGCGGCCACCCGCCGGGCGTCGTGGATGTCGACGCCGGCGCAACAGGCGCCGACCCGTGAGGCGGGCGCGTCGTAAAGCTTAAGAGTTATCCCCACGACCTGGTAGCCGAGCGCTGCCAGGGCCGCGGCGGTGGCCGAGGAATCGACGCCTCCCGACATGGCGACGACAACGCGGGCACCGGCTTCGAGGCCGCCCATGGCGGCGGCCACCTGATCCAGGGCGTCGGCGGCGGAAGTCATGTGGTGGATATAGATGGCTGGGCGCCGGCCTTCAATCCTCGCCCAGGTACTTGAACCAGTCCGCCGTGGCGCCGGCGATGGCATCGGGCGTCCAGACCGGGGCCTCGCTCCAGTAATCGATGTGTTCCAGCATGACCTTGACGCCGTCCTCGATGGGCACACGGGGCTGCCAACCCAGGGCGGCCTTGATGCGGCTCATGTCGGCCAGGGTGCAGTCGGGCTCGCCGGGGCGCTTGGGGATGTGCACCGTCTGGCGCCCGCCCAGCAGCTCGACCAGGCGGTTGACGCTGACGGCTGCGCCCGAGCCCACGTTGAAGACCTGGCCGCTGAGCTCGCTGTCGGCCGCCGTGACCAGAGCGTCGACGGCATCGCTGACGTAGGTGAAATCGCGCTTCTGTTCGCCGTCGCCGACGATGGTCAGGGGCTGGCCGGCGCGCAACTGCGCCAAAAAGACGCCGAAGACGGCGCCATAGGTGCCGGAGGTCCGCACCCGGGGGCCGTAGACGTTGAAGAAGCGCAGCGCCAGCGCCGGCAGGCCGTAGACCTGGGCCCAGTGCAGCACCTGGCACTCGCCCAGGTACTTGGTCAGGGCATAGGGGTACTGGGGCTGGATGGGCGCGTCCTCGGGCGTCGGGTAGCGTTCGGGAATGCCGTAGCACGACGACGAGGCGGCATAGACCAGGCGGCGCACGCCGGCCGCCCGGGCCGCCTCCAGCACCACGAAGGTGCCGTCGACGTTGGATTCGAAATATTCCCGGGGCTGCTGGATCGAAGGCACGATGTCGGCTCGCGCGGCCAGGTGGAACAACCGGTCGGCGCCCTTCGTGATCGCCGCCACGGCGTCCCGGTCGCGGATGTCGGCATGGTTGACCTCGAGCACCGGGTTGTCCCGGTGCTGGGCCAGGTTGCCCGGGTTGCCAACTGAAAAATTATCGATCACCCGCACCCGCCGGCCCTCGGCCAGCAGGCGGTCGACCAGGTGGCTGCCGATGAAGCCGCCTCCGCCGGTGACGACGTCGATTGGTGAGGTTTCACTCATGATTGTCGATCCTGGGCGGCCCCAGGCGCCACCGCAAGACTAAAACCCGGCCGCGCCGGCTAGATGAAGTCGAGCAGCGTCGAGCGCGAGAGCTGCGAGAACACGCGATAGCTGGCGTCCAGCGCCACCTGATCCTGCGACAGCCGGCCGATGG contains:
- the mnmA gene encoding tRNA 2-thiouridine(34) synthase MnmA — encoded protein: MGGLEAGARVVVAMSGGVDSSATAAALAALGYQVVGITLKLYDAPASRVGACCAGVDIHDARRVAADLDIAHYVLDYEQRFQSAVIDNFVDSYIAGETPNPCVRCNQTVKFEDLLGRARELGAQALVTGHYARWRRGPDGAELHRGADAGRDQSYFLFATRPDQLDFLRFPLGGLDKAATRALAARFELTVADKPDSQDICFVAEGSYAAFIDKQRPAARQPGDIVDQAGNVLGRHPGIAGFTVGQRRGLGLGGGAALYVLRLEPESNRLVVGPQEALARRRFAIRDCNWLAETEGALEVKVRSTSPPLAARIERRNGAAEVILDQPEPGIAPGQACVAYRGGRLLGGGWIGR
- a CDS encoding SDR family oxidoreductase; translated protein: MSETSPIDVVTGGGGFIGSHLVDRLLAEGRRVRVIDNFSVGNPGNLAQHRDNPVLEVNHADIRDRDAVAAITKGADRLFHLAARADIVPSIQQPREYFESNVDGTFVVLEAARAAGVRRLVYAASSSCYGIPERYPTPEDAPIQPQYPYALTKYLGECQVLHWAQVYGLPALALRFFNVYGPRVRTSGTYGAVFGVFLAQLRAGQPLTIVGDGEQKRDFTYVSDAVDALVTAADSELSGQVFNVGSGAAVSVNRLVELLGGRQTVHIPKRPGEPDCTLADMSRIKAALGWQPRVPIEDGVKVMLEHIDYWSEAPVWTPDAIAGATADWFKYLGED